One Channa argus isolate prfri chromosome 15, Channa argus male v1.0, whole genome shotgun sequence DNA segment encodes these proteins:
- the mfsd13al gene encoding transmembrane protein 180-like: MAVDENPASGTGSGKMNVVRYLICFGVNPAALAYAMTTLGSAMINNIFSFYYVKLFLNKYQISEGAFHQSQVVYMVWNAVNDPLFGYMQDNSRVPCCSQRRLSILYGAPLYSLAFLLAWFPWRSYDPGDWLSGLHLMVALCAFDGMLTFVLLAQCALFAEISSHHQNRLRLVKYSQVASLIGSSSVLFCGVVSRNMEDFTAFQAFTVLIAILSSGCMLYTGFHSESRFDNKGSESDLLMSVEETSHRSAFSFSMLKTLMWQILTNRDFQLFVLMNFFQVFMLAFFSNFTMIFTEHLIPPDVLPSLAKSIMYGAGFICPQLLVLSCQSLLHGLGYYRIILFIFYMEVGMAAIMLILGPQHYYCLAFFLTINMVIIQAAFSLFALPLADIIDTDLQNYKRSSPLSSMVFGTNALFTKPAQSLAPMIVLTILNQFGYEKLKNAGIDSNPSALESLHNIMFYLVCLVPMCVAAVQVLAWRPFSIRNSHTIDTKYTDN; the protein is encoded by the exons ATGGCGGTGGACGAGAACCCAGCCTCAGGTACAGGATCCGGAAAAATGAATGTGGTGCGATACCTGATTTGCTTTGGGGTAAATCCTGCAGCTCTGGCTTATGCCATGACTACTCTGGGATCGGCTATGATAAACAATATATTCAGCTTCTACTATGTCAAACTTTTCCTCAATAAGTACCAGATATCAGAGGGAGCGTTTCACCAATCACAA GTGGTGTACATGGTGTGGAATGCAGTCAATGACCCTTTGTTTGGCTACATGCAAGATAACTCCAGGGTGCCCTGTTGCTCTCAGCGACGTCTCTCGATCTTGTATGGTGCTCCCCTCTACTCGCTGGCTTTTCTTCTAGCCTGGTTCCCGTGGCGGTCCTACGACCCTGGTGACTGGTTGAGTGGCTTACACTTGATGGTAGCACTGTGTGCTTTTGACGGCATGCTTACGTTTGTGCTACTGGCACAATGTGCGCTGTTTGCAGAGATTTCTAGCCACCATCAGAACAGACTAAGACTTGTAAAGTACAGCCAG GTGGCTTCTCTCATTGGCTCCTCCAGTGTCCTCTTTTGCGGTGTGGTCTCCAGAAACATGGAGGACTTTACGGCCTTTCAAGCTTTCACAGTGCTGATTGCTATCCTGAGCTCTGGGTGCATGCTCTATACGGGCTTTCACAGTGAAAGTCGCTTTGATAACAAAGGATCTGAATCTGATTTGCTTATGTCTGTTGAAGAGACTTCCCATCGGTCAGCATTTTCCTTCTCCATGTTAAAGACTTTGATGTGGCAAATCCTGACCAACAGAGACTTCCAGTTATTTGTGCTCATGAACTTCTTCCAGGTTTTCATGTTGGCTTTCTTCAGTAATTTTACCATGATTTTTACTGAGCACCTTATTCCTCCAGATGTGCTTCCATCACTGGCCAAGAGCATTATGTATGGAGCAGGATTCATCTGTCCACAG CTGTTGGTATTGAGCTGTCAGAGTCTGCTCCATGGTCTTGGCTACTACAGGATTATTCTCTTTATCTTCTACATGGAGGTTGGAATGGCAGCTATTATGCTAATACTCGGTCCTCAGCACTACtattgtttggcatttttccTCACCATTAACAT GGTCATAATTCAAGCAGCCTTTAGTCTTTTTGCACTTCCTTTGGCTGACATTATTGACACAGACCTGCAGAACTACAAgcggag TTCCCCTCTCTCCTCCATGGTGTTTGGGACTAATGCTCTATTCACTAAGCCAGCTCAGTCTCTGGCGCCCATGATAGTACTTACCATCCTCAACCAGTTTGGATATGAAAAGCTGAAGAATGCAGGAATAGATTCAAACCCAAG
- the cdr2a gene encoding cerebellar degeneration-related protein 2 isoform X1 yields MLTDMIVEEEFEKNEGPWYDPQDLEHDLHLAAELGKTLLDRNHELEQALQHMYSTNQEQLQEIEYLTKQVELLRQMNDQHARVYEQLDVAARDLEQGNQRLIQDNRLAQQKIQSLTETIEGLETQMENLQNQVDKLKTAQAERDKRELTGQRRNLGAQSVSCLKELYDLHHDRRLAHDSLSLDGLWSPLCSSNDQEQHQDFEEENLALHHSIQTLQSQISLEKSRREAAERERELTASENRGLEQRLAVLAGCRVRQKELETEVEQLRLLWCADRAKSLGRPDQLLLPDTVFFASEEKSSLRQNETEENLENDEEQRRNVRKRCNSDSVLKATNPDEIRRGHEQLCIRRTEAVKQRGISLLNEVDAQYSALQVKYDELLRRCQQASDELSHKAVQTSNSPFASTRARRRLSSSAALSDLAGVLEDGQQPEYKALFKEIFTCIRKTKEDLSDCRWPVTNSDSLGSTK; encoded by the exons ATGTTAACTGATATGATTGTGGAGGAAGAGTTTGAAAAGAATGAGGGACCTTGGTACGACCCGCAGGATCTGGAACACG ATCTCCATTTGGCGGCAGAGCTGGGGAAAACCCTTCTCGACAGGAACCATGAGCTGGAGCAAGCCCTGCAGCACATGTACTCCACCAATCaggagcagctgcaggagaTCGAG TACCTAACCAAGCAGGTGGAACTGCTGCGTCAGATGAACGATCAGCATGCCAGAGTATATGAACAGCTAGATGTGGCAGCCAGGGATCTGGAGCAAGGTAACCAGCGACTTATACAGGACAACCGCCTGGCCCAGCAAAAAATCCAAAG TCTAACAGAGACCATTGAAGGCCTTGAGACCCAAATGGAGAACCTGCAGAATCAGGTGGACAAGCTCAAGACTGCCCAGGCAGAGCGAGACAAAAGAGAGCTGACAGGCCAGAGACGCAACTTGGGAGCACAAAGTGTCTCTTGTCTCAAAGAGCTGTATGACTTACACCATGACAG GCGTCTAGCCCACGATAGCTTAAGTCTGGATGGACTCTGGTCGCCTCTGTGCTCTTCAAATGACCAAGAGCAACACCAAGACTTTGAGGAGGAGAACCTTGCTCTCCACCACTCTATCCAGACCCTTCAAAGCCAGATAAGTTTGGAAAAGAGCCGCAGGGAGGCTGCAGAGAGGGAGCGGGAGTTGACAGCCAGCGAGAACAGAGGCTTAGAGCAACGGCTGGCTGTGCTGGCTGGCTGTCGGGTCAGGCAGAAAGAGCTGGAGACCGAAGTGGAGCAGCTGCGTCTTTTGTGGTGCGCTGACCGTGCCAAAAG TTTAGGAAGACCGGACCAACTACTGCTGCCTGACACTGTATTCTTTGCCTCGGAAGAAAAGTCCAGCCTCAGGCAGAATGAGACAGAGgagaatttagaaaatgatgaagagcagagaagaaacgTCCGAAAGAGGTGtaacagtgacagtgttttgaaaGCGACAAACCCAGACGAGATTCGCCGTGGCCATGAGCAGCTGTGTATAAGGCGAACGGAAGCAGTGAAGCAGAGAGGCATCTCTCTACTCAACGAGGTGGATGCACAGTACAGCGCACTGCAG GTCAAATATGATGAGCTGCTGCGGCGATGCCAACAGGCCTCAGATGAGCTCAGCCATAAAGCCGTCCAGACATCTAACAGTCCCTTTGCGAGCACCAGAGCCCGCCGGCGTCTGTCCAGCTCAGCTGCTCTGTCCGATCTGGCAGGGGTTTTGGAAGACGGCCAACAACCTGAGTACAAAGCTCTCTTCAAGGAAATCTTCACCTGCATCcgaaagaccaaagaggaccTCAGTGACTGCAGATGGCCAGTCACGAACAGTGATTCTTTGGGCTCTACCAAATGA
- the sdr42e2 gene encoding putative short-chain dehydrogenase/reductase family 42E member 2, whose product MELCCPNMSESGGSLCQVKQLPCHSIPLCRMQASGHHMYNLTSITHQPWVNHPALSVSTSPSEAVRHRVTGATAGGCSNLECVASRLGEGAAWGVSSRKVVVTGGGGYFGFRLGKELASQGMSVILLDLNKPPCEIPDGAIFYKSDIRDYSSLYKVCEGVDCIFHTASYGMSGPEQLRKEQVESVNVGGTNNVINVCKERSIPRLVYTSTINVVFTGKPIEDGDEASVSSVPPEMHIDHYSRTKAIAEQMVFSANGSSLKGGGLLRTCVLRPGGIYGPEERRHLHRVMVNVERRLFSFRFGDPQARMNWVHVDNLVLAHTLAAEALTLERNCIASGQPYFINDGVSVNLFEWLTPLFENLGYSRPLINLPVSLVYSAAVLVEYLHTALRPVIKVPLLFTRSEVRNIAVNHTFKIDKARRELGYCPKTYSLVDSVELYLKSQQPRSNSPLLNFSWTCNLSQHLVLLLLLSLVLLMLGCILCQN is encoded by the exons ATGGAGCTGTGCTGTCCCAACATGAGTGAGAGTGGAGGCTCTTTGTGCCAGGTGAAGCAGCTCCCCTGCCACAGCATTCCGCTTTGTCGCATGCAGGCCAGCGGACACCACATGTACAACCTCACCAGCATCACCCACCAGCCGTGGGTGAACCACCCAGCCCTGTCCGTCTCCACCAGCCCATCTGAGGCCGTTCGACACAGGGTTACTGGAGCCACAGCAGGTGGTTGTAGCAACCTGGAGTGTGTGGCCTCCAGATTAGGAGAAGGGGCAGCCTGGGGGGTCTCCTCCAGGAAGGTGGtggtgacaggaggagggggataCTTTGGCTTCAGGTTGGGGAAAGAACTGGCCAGTCAGGGAATGTCAGTGATCCTTTTGGACTTGAATAAGCCTCCCTGTGAAATCCCTGATGGAGCGATCTTCTACAAG agTGACATTCGGGACTATTCTTCCCTCTATAAAGTGTGTGAAGGGGTCGACTGTATATTTCACACAGCATCTTATGGCATGTCTGGACCAGAACAG CTGAGAAAAGAGCAGGTGGAGTCAGTCAACGTTGGAGGGACTAATAATGTCATAAATG TGTGTAAAGAGAGGAGCATCCCCCGGCTCGTGTACACCAGTACCATCAACGTGGTGTTCACTGGGAAACCAATTGAGGATGGTGATGAGGCTTCAGTGTCGTCTGTGCCCCCCGAAATG caCATCGACCATTACTCCAGGACTAAAGCGATTGCAGAGCAGATGGTCTTCTCAGCTAACGGGAGCTCCCTAAAAG GTGGAGGCCTTCTGCGGACCTGCGTCCTGCGTCCTGGTGGCATCTATGGACCAGAGGAGAGGAGGCACCTTCACAGAGTGATG GTCAACGTGGAGCGTCGGTTGTTCAGTTTCAGGTTCGGGGACCCCCAAGCCCGGATGAACTGGGTGCATGTTGATAACTTGGTGCTGGCTCACACGCTGGCAGCAGAGGCTCTCACACTGGAAAGGAACTGTATCGCT AGTGGGCAGCCCTATTTCATTAACGATGGAGTTTCAGTCAATCTGTTTGAATGGTTGACACCTTTG TTTGAAAATCTGGGCTACAGCCGACCGTTGATAAATCTGCCTGTTTCACTGGTCTATTCAGCAG CTGTCCTCGTGGAATATTTGCACACAGCTCTGAGACCGGTGATAAAAGTCCCTCTCCTTTTTACCAGAAGTGAA GTAAGAAACATTGCAGTAAACCACACTTTTAAGATTGACAAGGCCCGGCGAGAGCTGGGTTACTGTCCGAAGACGTACAGCCTGGTGGATTCCGTGGAGTTGTATCTGAAGTCCCAACAGCCTCGCTCCAACTCACCTCTTCTTAACTTCTCCTGGACCTGCAACCTTTCCCAACACCttgtcctgctgctgctgctgagtctGGTACTACTGATGTTAGGCTGCATACTCtgtcaaaattaa
- the cdr2a gene encoding cerebellar degeneration-related protein 2 isoform X2 — MYSTNQEQLQEIEYLTKQVELLRQMNDQHARVYEQLDVAARDLEQGNQRLIQDNRLAQQKIQSLTETIEGLETQMENLQNQVDKLKTAQAERDKRELTGQRRNLGAQSVSCLKELYDLHHDRRLAHDSLSLDGLWSPLCSSNDQEQHQDFEEENLALHHSIQTLQSQISLEKSRREAAERERELTASENRGLEQRLAVLAGCRVRQKELETEVEQLRLLWCADRAKSLGRPDQLLLPDTVFFASEEKSSLRQNETEENLENDEEQRRNVRKRCNSDSVLKATNPDEIRRGHEQLCIRRTEAVKQRGISLLNEVDAQYSALQVKYDELLRRCQQASDELSHKAVQTSNSPFASTRARRRLSSSAALSDLAGVLEDGQQPEYKALFKEIFTCIRKTKEDLSDCRWPVTNSDSLGSTK; from the exons ATGTACTCCACCAATCaggagcagctgcaggagaTCGAG TACCTAACCAAGCAGGTGGAACTGCTGCGTCAGATGAACGATCAGCATGCCAGAGTATATGAACAGCTAGATGTGGCAGCCAGGGATCTGGAGCAAGGTAACCAGCGACTTATACAGGACAACCGCCTGGCCCAGCAAAAAATCCAAAG TCTAACAGAGACCATTGAAGGCCTTGAGACCCAAATGGAGAACCTGCAGAATCAGGTGGACAAGCTCAAGACTGCCCAGGCAGAGCGAGACAAAAGAGAGCTGACAGGCCAGAGACGCAACTTGGGAGCACAAAGTGTCTCTTGTCTCAAAGAGCTGTATGACTTACACCATGACAG GCGTCTAGCCCACGATAGCTTAAGTCTGGATGGACTCTGGTCGCCTCTGTGCTCTTCAAATGACCAAGAGCAACACCAAGACTTTGAGGAGGAGAACCTTGCTCTCCACCACTCTATCCAGACCCTTCAAAGCCAGATAAGTTTGGAAAAGAGCCGCAGGGAGGCTGCAGAGAGGGAGCGGGAGTTGACAGCCAGCGAGAACAGAGGCTTAGAGCAACGGCTGGCTGTGCTGGCTGGCTGTCGGGTCAGGCAGAAAGAGCTGGAGACCGAAGTGGAGCAGCTGCGTCTTTTGTGGTGCGCTGACCGTGCCAAAAG TTTAGGAAGACCGGACCAACTACTGCTGCCTGACACTGTATTCTTTGCCTCGGAAGAAAAGTCCAGCCTCAGGCAGAATGAGACAGAGgagaatttagaaaatgatgaagagcagagaagaaacgTCCGAAAGAGGTGtaacagtgacagtgttttgaaaGCGACAAACCCAGACGAGATTCGCCGTGGCCATGAGCAGCTGTGTATAAGGCGAACGGAAGCAGTGAAGCAGAGAGGCATCTCTCTACTCAACGAGGTGGATGCACAGTACAGCGCACTGCAG GTCAAATATGATGAGCTGCTGCGGCGATGCCAACAGGCCTCAGATGAGCTCAGCCATAAAGCCGTCCAGACATCTAACAGTCCCTTTGCGAGCACCAGAGCCCGCCGGCGTCTGTCCAGCTCAGCTGCTCTGTCCGATCTGGCAGGGGTTTTGGAAGACGGCCAACAACCTGAGTACAAAGCTCTCTTCAAGGAAATCTTCACCTGCATCcgaaagaccaaagaggaccTCAGTGACTGCAGATGGCCAGTCACGAACAGTGATTCTTTGGGCTCTACCAAATGA